acaaacaatacgtgctggagagggtgtggagaaaagggaaccctcttgcagtgttggtgggaatgtaaattgatacagccactatggagaactgtatggaggttccttaaaaaactaaaaatagaactaccatacgacctagcaatcccactactgggcatataccctgagaaaaccataatttaaaaagagtcatgtaccacaatgttcattgcaactctatttacaatagctaggacatggaagcaacctaaatgcccatcaacagatgaatgaataaagaagatgtggcacatatatacaatggaatattactgagccataaaaagaaacgaaatttagtcatttgtagtgaggtggatggacctagagtctgtcacacagagtgaagtaagtcagaaagagaaaaacaaataccatatgctaacacatatatgtggaatctaaaaactacggTCCCgatgaacctagcggcaggacaggaataaagacgcagacataaagaatggacttgaggacacggagagggggaagggtaagctgggacgaagtgagagagtggcatggacatatatacactaccaaacgtaaaatagatagctagtgggaagcaaccgcatagcacagggaggtcagctcagtgctttgtgaccacctagaagtgtgggataaggagagtgggagggagacgcaagatggaggagatatggggatatatgtatatgtatagctgattcactttgttataaagcagaaactaacacgccattgtaaagcaattatactccaataaagatgctaaaaaataactgaataaataaataataaaataagctacaaggatatattgtacaacacagggaatatggccaatattttataataactaaatggagtataagctttaaaaattgtgcatCATTATATTACACACATGTAACATATTTTgttcaactatatttcaataaaaatatttaaaaagaaaaagtaaagtcgTAGGATATTCTATCACTTCCTAAGAGAAGAACTTCATTTCGAACAAGACCTCCCCCTCTTAGCTGATGACTGGACAGtctcatttctttccttaattATTAAATTCTCATGCAACACTGCTGAGAGTCATTCTTGGTCCCAGGAAAGGATTTATGGAGGACGCATAGCCAGGTTCTGCTGACTAAACGTCTGCCCCTAGGAGGACCCAGTCCATCTTCCCATGGCAGCTCTGGGAGCCGCTAGCCCACTGGATAGCCTGAATGCCCTCCACTCTGGCTTCCTCCAGCATCATGTGAGGACACTTCAGAAGGCAGTGTAGCACAGTGGTCAAAAAcatagactttggagtcagacaactCCAAGCTCCACGTCTTACAATCTGTAGAACCCTTGGCATGTACCTTAACATCTTTAAGCCTCCACCCTCTCATgtgtaaatggaaataaaaatgtatttattttgtgggATATTTTGAGCATTAACTGAGATGACATAATTAAAGTACTCAGCACGGTGGTCGGAATAgtgccagcattcagtaagtatcagctatgatgatgatgatgagtaGTCCACAGCACTGGGGGAGACACATGGGCTAAGAGTAGGGCACAtatcctcctccttccctctgttcAAGGTTGGGAGCAGCCAGGAGTAACAAAGCACCCAGAATGGCAAGTTTGCTAAACTAAGCAATTAGACTTCCAGGCTGGACTTAAAGTTGATGGGAGAACAACATAGTAGAGACTGTGTATGCCAGCCTGTGGCACAACTTTGCACATTGAAGTGTTTTCCCAAAGGTGACCGTTATCTCCTGTGTTATCAGTTTCTATGTCTGTTTTCTAAATGCTGGATTGGCCAATGACTAGAATTTAAACAACTTTCTTTTTTGAGTAGAAATTCTACTACTTTGATTTCCTAGGAAATCAGTATAACCTTTAACCTTACCTCCCTTTGCCCTCCTTTCCACCTGATACTTCCTTCCAAGTTTGTCAGATTTCAACCACCACCTTTTCTTAACAAATCTTAGAGACGCGATACTTCCTGAAAAAGTGGTTTTTGCAATCGAATGCCTCTAGGTAGTTCATTACAATTGCACCATTCCAGCTAATTGTTGCCTCGTTGCACCATTCCAGCTAATTGATGCCTCTTTGTGGGTCTCATAAATGCTTCTTTGAGCTTTTTGCTTCCAGTTGGACCAGCTATGGCTTAATTTAACTTGTTCTggtattgcttttttatttttgatttgttcTCATTTAATCCCGAAACAGCACAGCATAGAACTTTTTGACCTGAATTCCCCTCTGAACCTCCCATTTTGCCCAAGTTGACTGTGATAGTAAGTGGTGGGCCTCTCTCcagcttttgaaaaattcattCAGCCTCTTCTTTTCTTGTGCATCTCTTCTGCTTTGCCAGGTCAAGCTGGGAACTGCCTGACTTGAGGGAAGGGAGAGTAAAAGCCATCAGTGACTCAGATGGGGTGAGCTACCCTTGGTACGGGAACACCACAGAAACTGTGACCCTGGTTGGCCCCACCAACAAGATCTCCAGGTTCTCCGTCAGCATGAATGACAATTTCTACCCCAGTGTGACATGGGCAGTGCCAGTGAGTGACAGCAATGTGCCACTGCTCACGAGGATCAAGAGGGACCAAAGTTTCACTACCTGGCTGGTGGCCATGAACACCACCACGAAAGAGAAGATCATTCTGCAGACGATCAAGTGGAGGATGAGGGTGGACATTGAGGTGGACCCTCTTCAGCTCTTGGGGCAACGGGCCCGGCTGGTGGGCAGGACTCAGCAGGAGCAGCCCCGGATCCTGAGCCGGATGGAACCTATCCCCCCCAACGCACTAGTGAAACCCAATGCCAACGATGCCCAGGTCCTCATGTGGAGGCCCAAGCGGGGGCCACCTCTGGTTGTGATCCCTCCTAAGTAGAAGCAGACTGGCCTGACTGTGTGTGGAGCACACGCCACTGAGACACACAGTGAGGTTGCCAGGGGTGGCAGGAGCCAAACTGAGTTTCTGAGCCAAAGCAGACCTCGTGGTTTGCCAGCCTTTGCAGCCACTTGTGAAGAGTAGAGCTGCTCCTTGGGTGGTAGAACCATAATCCTTAGGAAAAATCCCTTCCTTTTAGGAATAAAGAAATCACTGATTTGACAGACTTGCTGTGATTACCATGCAAGTAGCCATATTTTGGAGCTGACCAGGATGATTCTTTGAACTATTGACCATTTCTTTCCTGTGAGATGCAGGggatggaaacaaaagtaaacagtGCCTGTGGCAAATGCTGCTTCCCAACCAATTAGAAGTGGGAGTGAAAACATCCACACCAGGTGTTTGTAAGACATACAGTTCCACTGCCCAACTGGAGGGTGCTGGGGAAAGGGTTGGAAGGAAAGTCAGGTGGTGAAGAGAATGGGCaatggaaggaggagggaatAATTTGTTATTGCAAAATAATACCTGTGCATGTCTTAGTTAATCATCAACACACTCACTGGAATTTAAGAAACGCTAAGAAAACTGGAGACATGATATTGGTTCCATTCTGAGGGAGAGCCTCCTAGGAACTGTCCAAGTTGCTGACCGTAGTTCTAACTGATGGTGACTCTCAATGGTTCCATCTACCCACCTCTTTCCAAAAACTGCTTATTTAAAGTATCCTCAATCACAGTATTTGGATAGATAGTTCTGTATTCTGCAATAGCTGTGATATTTGGGGCCTTCACCATGTTTTTAGTGAAACCCGAATTGTGATTTTGTTTACAGCTGCTTATTCTGTTCCCATTACCATCCCTAAATTTACAAAAAGAGAATTGTTTATAAGCCATGAACCCATGTAGAGTTTCAAGAACATTTCTACAAGTAAGAATAGTATTTTTACTGTTACACGTTCACACATGCAAGCACACATGCCAGGATATATATAGCATAATTACTAGCAGATTTGCCAGCTGTACCTGCATGTGTGCTTATAGGTTTTATGCATACCCAGTACATATACTGTGTAcctatatatgtttattttagctCAACTTCACAGAAGCTCAACTCTAACTGCTTGAGCATTTGTGAGAAAGTGCTTCATAAGTCTTAACTTCAGACTCTTAATGATAATCTGAGTTACTCACAGTAAGCAAACCTGTATTGCTGAGATCTTTAGTCAGGccaatataaacttttaaaagtatcCAGTCTTTACCATATGGATCACCACAGAAAGAGCTTTTAAATCACTACAAAAAGAGCTTTTCCTTTTATCCTCCATAGTGCTAATtttgattgatagatagatagatgatagatagatagatagatagatagatgatagatagatagatcctTGTTCAAACCCCCCatgcaaaataattataaaactctcATAATATCATCGTGGATTTTATGGGTGGATACTGCCAGCCTAATTTCAGAAATGAGAGAGTTACGATTCAACACAATTATTACAATCCAACACAATTATTACAATCCCATGGTTGGCTCCAGTGACCTGTCTTTTATCAGAGtttgaaaagggagaagaaaaaacaggaggacttgtttattacatttattaaaaatgcaattcAGTCTAATTTATTTCAGGTCCCAGGAGATGGTGCTTATTTACATGAGAGGGTTAACAGATCCACTCCAAATTATGTAGTGTTAATCTCACACCCCAACCACCAGCTACTCTCTTATAGATCAGTTATTGATGGCAAGCTGAGCTATTTATAACACCACGTTAATGACACATCGGTGACTCACAGAAGACCTGGAGACATTCCATTTAGAAATAATTCAGCTATTACATTTGGATTCCTCTGTCGCTTCCCATGTTATGCCTCCTTGTTTTATGGGAGAGGTAGTCCCAGAGAGCTCCATGGTTTAAATATAAAACTGCTTGATTTCCACGCTGATGTCAGAAACAGGACTCTCTCCCTGTGAATGAATTAGGTGCTACCCTTATGGAATTCTGGAGTGTGGATACTTATCCTGGAATCCAATCCCTGTTGGCCCTACTTTAAGAAaacctgatatttaaaaaatctaaaattgtaACAAACAGAAGGTTAATGAGGAAGTATTTTTTACATTGCAAAATACTACACAAGATTTCTGCCCATTAAACTAAGACATTACTTACACAATTATGTTTACAGCATAACTTTTATCGTATTTATAAAGCAAGGTGCTACATACTTAGCTAGACTTGTTCCTACTGAAAACTCACacttttcagagttttaaaagaaatgaccTCCCGCAAGTTTTCTGGAAAATTATGTaacaacaaaaatgagaaaagtagatGGGAAAGTGCTTATGAAAGTTAAAGGCACTGTGCAAATATACATTATGATTATTGTCAGTGATACTGTTGTGAACTCCATAGTTGGGTCTCTCAATTCTGAAATCAGCCTGGCAGAATGCTCGATTGCCCTGCAGCCTATTATTCTAaagttatagttgctttacaaggaAATGAtcccttttctttctgtcatCCTTAGATCATTACCTTTCAGCTAATCAGGATATTGCCGAATGAAACTCTCCAACAAGAGAGAATTCACCTTGAAATCTCTGTTGGGGTCACCCCCATCCTCCCATGAGGCCTTTCTTCCCCTGACAGTCCCTGGGTCTGATGCCAGACACCATCAGCTTAAAGGGGCTCCTGTGGTGCCTTGATTAGGTTTTAGTTGGGTGGTCTTAGTACTATATTTGGATtctaaacacatatacacacaacagtTGGCACAAGAGTTTTTAATTCCTGTGTGGAAAAGAGCATTTCATTAGGTCATAGATTCTTTAGTCACCTCTGAGATTTTTTTATTCCATGATCTCAAGGAAATTGAGGTCGAGCTATATTAGCTCATCTATTCAGGGTCACATCATTCAAGGGGTCATAATTAGCAGCAGAGCCAAGAGAAGACCCTAGGTCTCCCATATCTCATATCACAGCATGGTCACACTTACCTAAGACCCACAGCTTTCCCCTTGTCTCCAGCCAAAGCATTGTCATCAACCTTGAGCCATTCACCCTTTTAGCACTAGAGACAATTGAATCCATCCTTTAAAGAATAGGGGGAAATCCTTGTCACAAGTATGTTCAAAAAATGAATGTTCCTGGTTTCCCTTTATCTATGCAAGCTGTTCTGAGATTGAACTCTTAATCTGGGCCCTTTGCAGCATCCTACATTCCCAGTTCATTGCTTTGGTCCACAGCACCCAGCAAGGTTGGAGGTGAGTTCATTCTCTGCCTCCCCTTCCATGGGCCTTTTTGCAACTCCCTCTTTCCTGGTGCTAGGAATACCTCACAGGTCAAAATCATGTTCTCTGCAGTAGTTCTGAGcagtaaaataaaagaactacaATTTATGGAGTATTTTACAAAAGGCTTCCACATGCATTTTCTCATCCCCAGACAGTCTTATGAGTGTAACATTGTTGTTGatattgctattattatcccctttttacaGACAATAAATTGAGATCCAAAGGAGTTAAGAGACTTATCCATAGGCACACAAATAGAAAATGTCATGAGTTAGGATTCAAACTGAGCCACTTGACTCCAAATCCCATGCTGTTACACTATGCTGTGGTGCCTCCCGCGTTGTTCCCTGCCTAGAGAGCACAAGAGAAcgaaggaaaggagaaagcaagTCACTTTCACCCACAGTCATGTAGTCCCTACCAGTCTACTAAGTGGACATATTAAAATAAGAGAAGTAACACTGTTTTCTTATGCAGAAAACTGTGTAATCCCAGGGAGATTTGCCCAGAAGAAAGCCTGTTGGGGGCTGCAGTGTGGGAGCTGGCTGTCACTCGGCATCTCTTAACACAGTACTGGTAATTAGTGGAGTAGGAAATCTGCTCTCCTGGTCTGAGAATCCCTGAAACACCAAGAAcacaaaaggaggaggaaagcacGGATCCCACAGCTGAGGTCCCAGCTGAGCAAGGCCCTGCCACCCGCCATCCCTCAGTGCGTCAGGAGCAGCATGTGGGGCAGAGGTATTGGAAACAATGGCTTTCCAAGCTCCGGTTGGCACCTTGAACGTTCTTGCTAGAACTGAGGGCACAATTAAACATTGCCAGAGCCAGCTCCCGACGGAGTTGCAAAGAAagatgtaaacacacacacacacacacacacacacacagacccgcTACACTCACACATGCTTcaagctgaaaagaaaattaattaaaacccCAATGAATGCCCGAACTCTATAATTAAGCCTAAAAGATCCTTAGATAGAAAGGGAGTGGAGTAAGCCAGCTCAGTGCCCAGAGATATTTTTACCCCAGAGTCTTATTGCCATTAATTTCTTCTGAGATCTTGAGTACATCTGGTTCCAGTTTCCCTGGTAGGACATCTGCCTATGGAAGGCCTTCAGAAGAGTTGCCAGCTCAGTGGCCAGAGGACAGCCAAGGTTGTTTGGCCATCATTAAACACTCTTATAGGAATGCCTCTAGGGAGACGGACTGCAGTTGCTCTCCTTGGTCAGCCATGCTCCCTCCCATGATGGATCCCATCACTAACTAACCTCAGTCCTCCTAATAATTCTTTTGAGGTCTgcagtgctttacagtttacaaagggTTTTTACCTTCCTTTGTGTGGAGTAAAAAACATCTCTAATCAAGATAAAAAATCTTAGTATTGGTCTAATCTTTCTCTTcttattgttattaataataataactcccATTTGATTAGTATGCTGCAGTTTGCATAGCACAGACacaaaaattttgtcatttgattCTCAACAATCTTATAAGGTCTGCTTTATATCCCCACTTTACTGACGAGGGATTTGAAAGTCAagtgacctgtccaaggtcacactaaTATCAGTGGTGCTCTTAAGATTTGAATCTCAGTCTTCTGGCACCACACTTTTACTCCATTCTCACAGAGCATTTTCTCCCTAGTTAAATGCAGGCATCCTTCTCTGCCTGTCCAGCCACTGCTATTCCTCAGGCAGGGCTGACTGACTAGCAGAGGGAGTCTTTGCAGGGTCACCCTAATGGATCTCTGGATGCACTTTGTCCAGACAGAATAAGCTGTCCTGAAGAGTCTGGGTTCAGCTGTCTCAGGGTCTGTGCCCTCAGGtgatttctctcctcttccacctTGGAAGAGTACTCTGAGTCAGGAGGCCAGAGCCCAAGACCTCAGCATGacttgaattttctaaatgcaGCTGATGAACTAGACCTTCAGCAAATCACGTAATTCATCTCAGCCTCAGTTGTCTCCTTTGTTAACTGAGCCACTAATACCGCCCAGCCAACATCATAGTCAGGAAGACACAGCAGGATGATGTCTGGAAACACTCCAAAATGTCTAATGTGCTGTCTGATGTAAGGTTTTGTCACTTCAGTAGAATCATGGGGCCCAGGGTCAGTTGCAGGTCCTCAAGTGCCATTGAATTGGACGCCCAAGACCATCTCAGGGAAACCCACTGTCCCTGCCAAGGGAGACATGTCCTTGGGGGAAGGTGGGGCTTCTgagctccccctgcccccagacaCCTTGATGGAGAGAACTGGACCCTGGCagtcaagaaaagaaaggagaccaCTGCATAGCCCTGTAGAAAGCAGCTCTGGGCAGAATTTATAGCTGGAATTCCAAGAGTTCCTTTCcttttggaaaggaaaagaggttGATCGGATCTGGGCCGGACTTGAAATCCCAGCACAATTTGCCTAGTTTAAGTCTCCTGGAGAAGCCAGCCGGGGACAGCTATGTTTTTCCTGTCACTGGCTCAGGCAAGAGATGCAGAGGGAAAAATTATTagcattatatgtatatataattttatgtggtTCTCCACTGGCCTGTCTGTCCCTGGACGGTTTTTGATGCCCCACATCTTGGCTGGGACGCCACAGTTTGTAGGTAACATTACAGATTTGGTCACGTGGGTGCACATAAAAGCAGGAAATACTTTTTCCAACGCTGCCTCCACCCCTAAGCCGTCTCACCACCGTGGAGGCATATTTGGCTGTGGCCCCTCTCTCTGCCGGCCTTGCCTGCTATAGCCCTATTCCACATGGCCCCATCTGGACCAGCCACATAGCCTGCTTCAGGCCTACTTCCCAAGGCTCCCTGCCCCAAACCCCAATCTGTGCCTCACTGCCGGGTGGGCCCCACCACAGACTTTCTGGGGAGAAAGGTAATTTTGCCCAGCTGGAGAGTGGTCCTGACGAGAGCCTACTATCTCTTCTCACCAAGGCAAATGTGAAAACAGGCCTTTGGGTAGCAGGCCACGTGGCCTTGCAAAGGAGGCTCTTCTCTGCCTCAGGGCTCCTGTTTGTCCTTCACTAACCCAGAAAACGTGGCCTGACCCTTAAAACAGCTGAATGCTGGGTCAGAAATGCCCGGGAGAAGGGAATATAGACATTCGAATTACAGCAGTGAGGGGAGAAGGCCAAGACACAGAGCGGCCGCAGCCCAGCTGCACGCAAACCTCCCTGGAGACTGTGAGGGGCTCTGAGAGGGGTGCACGTGAAGCATTTGAATGGAGAGACGGCTGAGTTTGGGGCTGACCTCAGGCTGGCTGAGACCCAGCATCACTAGCAGCagggaggagacaggagggaggaCGGAATGCTTTGCTTCAGGCCAGGCCCGGGACTAGCGTAAACCAACCAAGGTGCCTGGGCTGGAAAATCTAAGAAGGTGCTCACTCCTGTTTGCAAGCTCTGATTCTGTATCTGCTGAGAGGGAGCCCCCTTCAGTGTCTGCCCTCGGCACCTGGCTCgcctcaccccagccccagccctgcttcGTGCCATCTTCTATGCACTGTTCTCTTCACAAGAAGAGCAGATATGGGAGGGTGTTGTGAGACCCCTCTGGATACTCACTCTTACAAGTATTTGTAGGGGGTGTCTACTGTGTTCCAGGCTAAACAGAGTCAGCAGGTAGACAGTGCTCACAGGAAACTATGGAAGCCACTCATTTTCCCCTTTGGAGTCACACATCACAAAAGGAACCCCAGAATCTTGGCAAGTGCTCCCTTGGTCTGCCTGTCTGGCCCAAGAGCTCAGTGAGGATGGCTAAGGTGACAAGGCAGCACTCTGTCAAGCTCTTTGAGCTCTTCTAAAGAAACGCGCTGGGGAAAACCTACAGCCACATCAGTACATGCACGGCTCTGGTGATGAAGGGAACAGCTGGTTCTCTTTCCATCTGCTCTCATCCCATCACCCCCACCCTTCAAACCAATTAGAATATCCCACACAGATGTGATCCAATGAAACGTTAATTGGAAAAATAACAGGAAGGATAATACATGCACTTCAGGCTAAGAACTATTTCAATAAACTGGGCTTTGAAAGCAAGACAGCCAATTAGATTATTTCCCACTTCATTCCCTCACGTACCAGAAACTATAGAAAGCTATTACTTCTAAttaattaggaaagaaagaaggactcTGCGTATGCATATCAGGTGAACAGGGACTGAGGCACTACCCCACTTACCTCTTCATGCACAgtgcacatgcatgcatgcatttacgcacacacacacatcagggaCTAAAGACTCATCTACTATCTCACCTGGAGAATTTCATGGGTCTCCTGAAACAGCAAGAAAATACCTGCTCCTAAGAGCCACTCACAAAATCAAAAAACAGAAATGCCTTCTTTGGGCATGTTTATCAGAAAGGAAATGTGGCATTTCTTATGAGAGAATAAGCAACTCTAAATTCACTTGGATTCCAAACTTTCTGCATCCGAAATAgtcttgtcttttcctcttcagtAAAGAAGGAAGCATCTCCCAAGCCTATTTCAAATGCTCAGGAGGGTCTAGTGGACCAGGAAATCTGAGACCCCTGAGGCCTGATTTTTGAATTGACTTTATTATGCAGGTCAACTGCActtttccatctgtgaaatgggaagaagacctgtCCTCAGTGCCACAGTCACCCCTTTAAAGGATTTAGGCTTGTGGGAGCACACTGACATAGAGCTCTGACCTTCTTGTGCCTTGCCTTGGGGAAAACTGATAGACAGAACCCAACCTTGcagctaaaatattttttgtacaaAAATTATGCTAACCCAAAGGCATCCTTACTGTGTAATTAATATAATATGAATAACATGATAATGAATATAATAGTCACGTAAAGCAGTCATCATGATGATACGACTTCTGCACACAGGCAGTGTGGTCCATCGGCAACAGAGAGACTCCGAGGTTGTCTCAAAGCCTCTGCACACCTACCTGTACCCACTTGGTACTCTACTCTCCCCCATCACCTACCATGTCTGTCACTCTGTGCCATGCACAACATCAAGGGCTGGCAGAGCCTAGCGCAATCAGTGCCTCTGACCAATCGCTCACTGCAGGAAGAGGAACTCGCATTCATTGACACTAGAGCATGGTAGCTATTCCAGAGCACAAGGTGTAGGGCGGGACAGTTTCTAGAATGGCTTCTAGGCTATAACTCCCCACTTGCATGTATAACGGGGTTGTCTGTAAACTTCAAACAATTGGAACAAGTTTATTTGACCATCTCTATAAGAACTTGAAATTTGGCTTCTTTCTGAAACTGAAACCATGcataaaatttgaaaatgcaaCAGTGTTCATTTAGAATCATAAGAACTAGTTATGCCATTATAGCAGTACATCCCTGTAAGCAAACCCAGCATGTCAATACTCCAACGAAACAAAGCATACAAAAATGatcagggaagaaagaggaagatgtcCGATGCTTGGATTTACCTCAGAGCAACTCCTTTCATACGCTCAAAAAtaccctttttattttaaaacttcagttcACCACTTCTTCTTTAGGACCACCACTATTACATGAAGCAATATATACAAGTACCCCAAAAAATAGtggcaaatttttttcttttcttaaagaaaaactgaTTGACAACTTCAAGTTGAATAATACAGGCATATTCAAAAAGTTTTAGCACAGTTGAAATGTGTGCCCATGCACAGGTATACTGGGTGAGCCATAGGGTTCTGGTGAATCAGCGATTCTTGCAAATTACCTTGTGCTTTTAGATGCTGAGAACCAAGGCCATGGAGGGTCTGGTATTCCCACCCATTTCTATAGATCCTTTTGTGCCTTGCTGATGGGTTACCCCTATAAACGATCTAGAATCCCTTAATATTATCTTAgttttgaatcattttttaaagaaccacaTAAATGCTATAGACCATCTTGACAGAGCAATGCATATGTAAATAAGTACCCATAATTTTGCATAAAAATCTCAGGGTCGTTGTCCCCTTGCAATCTATTTATGGAACCCAGATTATGAACATCTGCTTTTAAGGAATGACATTCTTTGGTCACTGTCTTAATGCCCATTTTATTTACATGTCTCCATGTCCACATACAGGTCACCTAGTAGGACAAGGCACACCAGGAGCAGAACCACATGGCAGAGACTAAAGAGGACGAAATGAGCGATGGCTGGTGGCTCCAGAAGCTGAAGCCCTGGACAGCTGATTTCCCATTAAAATGGGTGCCATCCTACCTGTCTCCTCGCCATCCTCCCATCCCCTCATCCCATGACCtgtacccctcccaccccaccacgTGCCATGCAGCAGTCTCCATGGGCTAGCTGGCTGGCTGGTTGGCTCCTGGGGAGCTGTGTTAAAGTGAGAGTTGTGCctgctgtatcttttttttttttttttttttttttttttgcggtacacgggcctctcactgttgcggcctctcccgttgcagagcacaggctccagacgcgcaggctcagcggccatggctcactgggccagggcccagccgctccgcggcatgtgggatcttcccggaccggggcacgaccccgcgtcccctgcgtcggcaggcggactctcaaccactgcgccaccagggaagcccatgcctgCTGTATCTTTTTGTGTGGAAAGAGTG
The sequence above is drawn from the Tursiops truncatus isolate mTurTru1 chromosome 1, mTurTru1.mat.Y, whole genome shotgun sequence genome and encodes:
- the FAM78B gene encoding protein FAM78B isoform X2, translating into MESHRSSWELPDLREGRVKAISDSDGVSYPWYGNTTETVTLVGPTNKISRFSVSMNDNFYPSVTWAVPVSDSNVPLLTRIKRDQSFTTWLVAMNTTTKEKIILQTIKWRMRVDIEVDPLQLLGQRARLVGRTQQEQPRILSRMEPIPPNALVKPNANDAQVLMWRPKRGPPLVVIPPK
- the FAM78B gene encoding protein FAM78B isoform X1 produces the protein MGCIQSITCKARIRRENIVVYDVCATIDQCPTRIEETSPIVLRYKTPYFKASARVVMPPIPRHETWVVGWIQACNQMEFFNTYSDLGMSSWELPDLREGRVKAISDSDGVSYPWYGNTTETVTLVGPTNKISRFSVSMNDNFYPSVTWAVPVSDSNVPLLTRIKRDQSFTTWLVAMNTTTKEKIILQTIKWRMRVDIEVDPLQLLGQRARLVGRTQQEQPRILSRMEPIPPNALVKPNANDAQVLMWRPKRGPPLVVIPPK